The following are from one region of the Nicotiana tomentosiformis chromosome 7, ASM39032v3, whole genome shotgun sequence genome:
- the LOC108944167 gene encoding uncharacterized protein, with translation MHIEKNICDSLLGTLLDVPVKTKDHVNSRYDLQDMGIRKELQQVKDNNGKVYLAKACFSMKPEEKKLFCNVLRNAKLPKERASNISRCVQVDETKISGYKSHDAHFIMHYLLQVAVRKVLPKNVSLVLIRLGNFFRSICSKVIRRRDFDTMQSEINEIECDLEKIFPPTFFDIIVHLPVHLVNGIKLGGPTHIRWTYPTERNMCKYKAFVRNQAHPEASIAEGFLAEEFLNCCSRYLHDGVKTRFNRYQYEDDEGIETEGDNFSPIFPIIGHPIGSKKKRKGKTFSMDLQLSFEAHR, from the coding sequence ATGCACATCGAGAAAAATATTTGTGATAGTTTACTTGGGACTTTATTGGATGTACCTGTAAAAACAAAGGACCATGTAAATTCTCGCTATGACTTGCAAGATATGGGGATACGGAAggagcttcaacaagtaaaagataATAATGGAAAAGTTTATTTGGCTAAAGCTTGTTTCTCCATGAAACCAGAAGAGAAAAAGTTATTTTGCAATGTTTTAAGAAATGCCAAATTACCAAAAGAACGTGCCTCAAATATATCACGATGTGTGCAAGTGGATGAGACGAAAATATCAGGGTACAAGAGTCATGATGCTCATTTTATAATGCATTACTTGCTCCAGGTTGCCGTCAGAAAAGTGTTGCCCAAGAATGTTTCTTTGGTCTTGATTAGGTTGGGGAACTTCTTTAGATCCATATGTAGCAAGGTTATACGGCGAAGAGATTTTGATACAATGCAGTCTGAAATCAATGAAATTGAATGTGACCTTGAAAAGATTTTTCCTCCAACCTTTTTCGATATAATAGTACATTTGCCTGTCCATTTAGTAAATGGGATAAAGCTTGGGGGTCCGACGCATATTCGTTGGACGTATCCCACTGAGAGAAACATGTGTAAGTATAAGGCGTTTGTTCGTAATCAGGCTCATCCAGAAGCGTCAATAGCGGAGGGATTTTTAGCCGAAGAATTCTTGAACTGTTGTTCGAGATACCTACATGATGGGGTAAAAACAAGATTCAATAGGTATCAATATGAGGATGATGAGggaattgaaacagagggagatAATTTTTCACCTATATTTCCTATAATAGGCCATCCAATTGGAAgtaagaagaaaaggaaaggcaagaCTTTTTCTATGGATTTACAGTTATCTTTTGAAGCACATCGATAA